The following proteins are encoded in a genomic region of Loxodonta africana isolate mLoxAfr1 chromosome 27, mLoxAfr1.hap2, whole genome shotgun sequence:
- the CX3CR1 gene encoding CX3C chemokine receptor 1, producing the protein MSTPFTNSYTEDHVYDEGAEACQEGDIVDFGTVFLPIFYSCVFAFGLVGNLLVVFVLTNSQKPKSITDIYLLNLAFSDLLFVATLPFWIHYVISDQGFSNAVCKLITAFFFIGFFGGIFFITIISIDRYLAVVLATHSMRNRTVQHGVTISLSVWAVAILVAAPQFMFTKQNGSECLGDYPEILQEVWPVLQNVGANLLGFLLPLLTMSYCYLRIIWTLFSCKNHKKSKAIKLIFLVVIMFFLFWTPYNVMIFLETLKAFHFFPSCDVKKKLRLALSVTETIAFSHCCLNPLIYVFAGQKFRRHLYHLYRKYLAILCRHPVEVSFYPSESQRSRRESVLSSNFTECTSHGDVSILL; encoded by the coding sequence ATGTCCACCCCCTTCACTAACTCATATACTGAAGACCACGTGTACGATGAGGGGGCTGAAGCCTGTCAAGAGGGGGACATCGTGGACTTCGGGACTGTCTTCCTGCCTATATTCTACTCATGTGTCTTTGCCTTTGGCCTGGTGGGAAATTTGCTGGTGGTGTTTGTCCTTACCAACAGCCAGAAGCCCAAGAGCATCACGGACATTTATCTCCTGAACCTGGCCTTCTCCGACCTGCTGTTTGTAGCCACCCTGCCCTTCTGGATTCACTATGTGATAAGTGACCAAGGCTTCAGCAATGCCGTATGCAAACTTATCACGGCCTTCTTCTTCATCGGGTTCTTTGGAGGTATCTTCTTCATCACCATCATCAGCATTGACAGGTACCTGGCCGTCGTCCTGGCTACCCACTCCATGAGAAACCGGACAGTGCAGCATGGCGTCACCATCAGCCTCAGCGTCTGGGCAGTGGCCATTCTGGTGGCAGCACCCCAGTTTATGTTCACAAAGCAGAACGGAAGCGAATGCCTCGGCGACTACCCCGAGAtcctccaggaagtctggccCGTGCTCCAGAACGTGGGAGCAAACCTCCTGGGCTTCCTGCTGCCCCTGCTCACCATGAGCTACTGCTACCTCAGGATCATCTGGACACTGTTTTCCTGCAAGAACCACAAGAAATCTAAGGCCATTAAACTCATCTTCCTGGTGGTCATCATGTTTTTCCTCTTCTGGACGCCCTACAACGTCATGATTTTCCTGGAGACGCTCAAAGCCTTCCACTTCTTCCCCAGCTGCGACGTGAAGAAGAAGCTGAGGTTGGCCCTCAGTGTGACCGAGACGATTGCGTTTAGCCACTGCTGCCTCAATCCCCTGATCTATGTGTTTGCTGGACAGAAGTTCAGAAGGCACCTTTACCACCTGTACAGGAAGTACCTGGCTATTCTGTGTCGTCATCCGGTCGAAGTCAGTTTCTATCCCTCGGAATCTCAAAGAAGCCGGCGGGAAAGTGTTCTGAGCAGCAATTTCACTGAGTGTACAAGTCATGGCGATGTCTCCATCCTTCTCTGA